The proteins below come from a single Leptotrichia sp. oral taxon 223 genomic window:
- the msrA gene encoding peptide-methionine (S)-S-oxide reductase MsrA, whose translation MADIKEIYLAGGCFWGVEKFFKMAPGIVETTVGYANGQTLDTNYDILKMTDHVETVHIKYDNEIVSLNKLLDYYFSIIDPTSINRQGLDEGRQYRTGIYYVDKDEIDMIKSRIENEQNKYSREIQVEVRPLKHYIKAEDYHQNYLDKNPNGYCHIDLDSAKKVFQK comes from the coding sequence ATGGCAGATATTAAAGAAATTTATCTGGCTGGAGGATGTTTCTGGGGCGTCGAAAAGTTTTTTAAAATGGCTCCAGGCATTGTTGAAACAACAGTCGGCTATGCTAATGGACAAACTCTTGATACAAACTATGATATTTTGAAAATGACTGATCATGTCGAAACAGTACATATAAAATATGATAATGAGATAGTTTCTCTAAATAAACTTCTAGACTACTATTTTTCGATAATTGATCCTACAAGCATCAATAGGCAGGGGCTTGACGAAGGAAGACAGTATCGGACAGGAATTTATTATGTAGATAAAGATGAGATAGATATGATAAAATCAAGAATTGAAAATGAACAAAATAAATATTCACGGGAAATTCAAGTGGAAGTACGGCCGTTAAAACATTACATCAAGGCTGAAGACTACCATCAGAACTACTTGGATAAGAATCCTAATGGATACTGTCATATTGATCTAGACAGTGCAAAAAAAGTCTTCCAAAAATAA
- a CDS encoding TetR/AcrR family transcriptional regulator, with translation MTKEYSKNFIVQQSAKLFYYKGYKNTELTDIFKACNMPNDIFYKFFSSKEELLIFVIKYHTENLINFFNNNVDDLSIHKFHYFFEKYFENIENNKFHGGSPLGNLALELADLNRNIREELVKSYKKIELRFSFFITTLKYAFPEKYDDIVPETTARLLIALLEGTILMLKTEKESSAINDFFVFFDSLFKLVDKKEAETQDNETAQDSSETGKIYIPDSIQSEIIESGAGKSGINKLNNAEASQNGLNNETAKNYCKTEEIQTSEYEKSDADDSMYYELDSDSLINVFDDLENYQKNENSDDE, from the coding sequence ATGACTAAAGAATATAGTAAAAACTTTATAGTTCAGCAAAGTGCAAAACTTTTTTATTATAAAGGCTACAAAAATACTGAATTAACTGACATTTTCAAGGCATGTAACATGCCCAATGACATTTTTTATAAATTTTTTTCAAGCAAGGAAGAACTGCTTATTTTTGTAATCAAATATCATACTGAAAACCTGATAAATTTCTTTAATAATAACGTAGACGATTTATCAATTCATAAATTTCACTATTTTTTTGAAAAATATTTTGAAAATATTGAAAATAACAAGTTCCACGGTGGAAGCCCGCTTGGCAATTTGGCTCTGGAACTGGCTGATTTAAATAGAAATATACGTGAAGAGCTTGTAAAATCATATAAAAAAATAGAACTTAGATTTTCTTTTTTTATAACAACTTTAAAATACGCCTTTCCTGAAAAATATGACGACATTGTTCCCGAAACGACAGCAAGACTTTTAATAGCTTTGCTGGAAGGCACTATTCTTATGTTAAAAACTGAAAAGGAAAGTTCCGCAATTAACGACTTTTTTGTCTTTTTTGATAGCCTTTTCAAACTTGTTGACAAGAAAGAAGCAGAAACTCAGGATAATGAAACAGCACAGGACTCTTCTGAAACGGGAAAAATATATATTCCTGATTCTATCCAAAGCGAAATCATTGAATCAGGTGCCGGAAAATCAGGTATTAATAAACTGAATAATGCTGAAGCGTCGCAAAATGGCTTAAATAATGAAACTGCCAAAAATTATTGCAAAACAGAAGAAATTCAGACTTCTGAATACGAAAAAAGTGATGCTGATGACAGTATGTACTACGAACTTGATTCAGACAGCTTAATTAATGTTTTTGATGATTTGGAAAACTATCAAAAAAATGAAAATAGTGATGATGAATAA
- a CDS encoding type I phosphomannose isomerase catalytic subunit codes for MLYPMKFKKFFVEKVWGGREFETKLGMKLPAGKKIGESWEVSAHPHGMGIVENGALAGQRLDDIYKEYKGELTGKKVYEKYPNKFPLLIKYLDVNDRLSIQVHPSNEVALKKHNEFGKSESWYIMEASDDATLILGMKPGITKEIFLEKVKKNDFDGLFEEKKVKKGDFIDITPGTVHASLKGSVLFAEVQQNSDVTYRIYDFDRIDKNGKKRELHLQDSADVIDFGKEVEIKNTDFDGSDNGKDILRKHIIEKEYYSIDKIKFTDSFEDVNNESMTIYSILEGEGKIAWGKNEELSVKKGETVLIPVGINTKTTGSFEILRTII; via the coding sequence ATGTTATATCCAATGAAGTTTAAAAAATTTTTTGTGGAAAAAGTGTGGGGTGGACGTGAATTTGAAACAAAATTAGGAATGAAGCTGCCTGCAGGAAAAAAAATAGGAGAATCCTGGGAAGTGTCGGCACATCCTCATGGAATGGGTATTGTGGAAAATGGCGCTTTGGCTGGACAAAGGCTGGATGATATTTACAAGGAATATAAAGGGGAGCTTACAGGAAAAAAGGTTTATGAAAAATATCCAAATAAATTTCCGCTTCTTATAAAATATCTGGACGTAAACGATAGACTTTCTATTCAAGTGCATCCAAGCAATGAAGTCGCTTTAAAAAAACACAACGAATTTGGAAAAAGCGAATCTTGGTACATAATGGAAGCAAGTGATGACGCTACTTTGATTTTGGGAATGAAGCCTGGAATTACAAAGGAAATATTTTTGGAAAAGGTGAAAAAAAATGATTTTGATGGGCTGTTTGAAGAAAAAAAAGTAAAAAAAGGCGATTTTATTGATATCACACCAGGAACAGTCCACGCCTCGCTAAAAGGAAGCGTACTTTTTGCAGAAGTTCAGCAAAACTCGGATGTAACTTACAGAATCTATGATTTTGACAGAATTGATAAAAATGGTAAAAAAAGAGAACTGCACTTGCAGGATTCGGCTGATGTAATAGATTTTGGAAAAGAAGTGGAAATTAAAAATACTGATTTTGACGGCTCTGACAATGGAAAAGATATTTTGAGAAAACATATCATAGAAAAAGAATACTACTCAATCGATAAAATAAAATTCACTGATTCTTTTGAAGATGTAAACAATGAAAGCATGACAATTTATTCAATTCTGGAAGGAGAAGGAAAAATTGCATGGGGAAAAAACGAAGAGCTTTCAGTTAAAAAAGGCGAAACAGTTTTAATCCCTGTCGGAATTAACACAAAAACTACTGGAAGCTTTGAAATTTTAAGAACAATAATTTAA
- a CDS encoding OmpA family protein, giving the protein MEKKSKITAMLSVLLVSAPTTAKKITTSNLRDNAMRTTAVEVDGTNIEQLDIAEEEKSADNADIIVLDTNKLKFDFNSATIKEEYTPILEKLKNYIEAKNEKISIIGYTDSKGTKEYNKELSLRRAESLEEKLIDLGLSPDKIIETKGNGDNNPIASNDTEEGRAINRRIEVQFVR; this is encoded by the coding sequence ATGGAGAAAAAATCAAAAATTACAGCAATGTTATCTGTATTATTAGTTTCTGCTCCGACTACAGCTAAAAAAATTACAACTTCAAACTTACGTGATAATGCAATGAGAACAACTGCAGTCGAAGTTGACGGAACAAATATAGAACAATTAGATATTGCTGAAGAAGAGAAAAGTGCTGACAATGCTGACATCATAGTATTGGATACAAACAAATTAAAATTTGACTTTAACAGTGCTACAATAAAAGAAGAGTACACTCCAATACTAGAGAAATTAAAAAACTACATAGAAGCTAAAAATGAAAAAATCTCAATTATTGGATATACCGATTCCAAAGGTACTAAAGAATACAATAAGGAATTATCTCTACGAAGAGCAGAAAGTCTGGAAGAAAAACTGATAGACTTAGGGCTTTCACCTGATAAAATTATTGAAACAAAAGGAAATGGAGATAATAACCCAATCGCTTCAAATGACACAGAAGAAGGAAGAGCAATAAATAGACGTATTGAAGTTCAATTTGTTCGGTAA
- a CDS encoding 5'-methylthioadenosine/adenosylhomocysteine nucleosidase, which produces MIGIIGAVVEEAEAIKKEIKDIKENVINGISFFTGKFNNKDVVFVQSGIGKVNAAVTATLLIEKFDVNEVIFSGVAGSLDERLKVGDVVIGRDVVQHDVDATAFGYKMGQIPQMKEWAFESDKGLIEKTGNITDFEHQILLGRILTGDQFVSKKDVKIQLGKDFEALCVDMESGAVAQVCTRLGVKFLIIRSISDSLTDDSGMEYTSFVKLAAENSKKILKEII; this is translated from the coding sequence ATGATAGGAATTATTGGAGCAGTAGTTGAAGAAGCTGAAGCGATAAAAAAGGAAATAAAAGATATTAAAGAAAATGTGATAAACGGAATATCATTCTTTACTGGAAAATTTAACAATAAGGATGTTGTTTTTGTGCAATCTGGGATTGGAAAAGTAAATGCTGCAGTTACAGCCACTTTATTAATTGAGAAATTTGATGTGAATGAAGTAATTTTTTCGGGAGTGGCAGGTTCGCTTGATGAAAGATTAAAAGTTGGAGATGTTGTTATCGGGAGGGATGTTGTTCAGCACGATGTCGATGCCACAGCGTTCGGCTATAAGATGGGGCAGATTCCGCAAATGAAGGAATGGGCATTTGAGTCGGATAAAGGGCTGATTGAAAAAACTGGAAATATAACTGATTTTGAACATCAGATACTGCTCGGAAGAATTTTAACTGGAGATCAGTTTGTAAGCAAAAAAGATGTGAAAATTCAGCTTGGTAAGGATTTTGAGGCACTTTGCGTAGATATGGAAAGCGGGGCCGTGGCTCAGGTTTGCACAAGATTAGGTGTGAAATTTTTAATAATCCGTTCGATTTCAGATTCACTTACGGATGATTCTGGAATGGAGTACACAAGTTTTGTAAAACTTGCGGCAGAAAATTCTAAAAAAATATTAAAAGAAATTATTTAA
- a CDS encoding bifunctional oligoribonuclease/PAP phosphatase NrnA, giving the protein MNKNYRGNILPDEIADKIKSSKNIVLTAHINPDGDALGSLLAFYFMINEYCKKNNTKKMVKIIVDDKLPKYMRHFKDTELIWSYEKFSEEFKQNFQNDEKLDLFISLDCANEERYGKSIKIKKMSKKSINIDHHISNTEHADFNYVEDICSTGELLYQFLKIFDIELTKKIAEYIYLGIINDTGNFRHDNVTPHTFLVCSKLIEAGVNNHKIANIIFAVSEKQVDFIGEVYKNKKIDEKYKFVSYYLTQEKMKELGIEKDDTNSISEMLLKIEGMEISLFVREQEDGLLKGSFRANDKYNVNKIASIFGGGGHIKAAGFKTDLSFEEILEKTYEELKK; this is encoded by the coding sequence ATGAATAAAAATTACAGGGGAAATATTCTTCCAGATGAAATAGCAGATAAAATAAAATCGTCTAAAAATATTGTCCTGACAGCGCATATTAATCCCGATGGAGATGCACTCGGCTCACTTTTGGCATTTTATTTTATGATAAATGAATACTGCAAAAAAAATAATACAAAAAAAATGGTAAAAATCATTGTTGATGATAAATTGCCTAAATATATGCGACATTTCAAAGATACAGAACTAATCTGGAGTTATGAAAAATTTAGTGAGGAATTTAAGCAAAATTTTCAAAATGATGAAAAGCTTGACTTGTTTATAAGTTTAGATTGCGCAAATGAGGAAAGATATGGAAAATCTATTAAAATAAAAAAAATGAGCAAGAAGTCAATAAATATCGATCATCATATCAGCAATACCGAACATGCGGATTTTAACTACGTGGAAGACATTTGCAGTACAGGGGAACTTTTGTATCAGTTTTTGAAGATTTTTGATATTGAACTGACAAAGAAAATTGCTGAATATATATATCTCGGGATAATTAATGATACTGGGAATTTCAGGCATGATAATGTTACACCGCACACATTTCTTGTATGTTCCAAATTAATTGAGGCGGGTGTGAATAATCACAAAATTGCCAATATTATTTTTGCAGTAAGTGAAAAACAAGTTGATTTTATCGGTGAAGTCTATAAAAATAAAAAAATTGATGAAAAGTATAAATTTGTCAGCTATTATCTAACACAGGAAAAAATGAAGGAACTAGGCATTGAAAAGGATGACACAAACAGTATATCAGAAATGCTTTTAAAAATTGAAGGAATGGAGATTTCACTTTTTGTACGGGAACAGGAAGACGGTTTATTAAAAGGGAGTTTCCGGGCAAATGATAAGTACAATGTAAATAAGATAGCCTCCATTTTTGGAGGCGGCGGGCATATAAAAGCCGCTGGATTCAAGACGGATTTATCTTTTGAGGAGATTTTAGAAAAAACGTATGAGGAACTAAAAAAATAA
- a CDS encoding MalY/PatB family protein — translation MKYNFDEIIDRKNNHSVKYKELMRKFGVDDVIPLWIADMDFKTAQPIIDALEKKVQHGIFGYVYRPDEYFESVINWQKRRFGWEPKKELLSFSIGIVPSLGALVQIFSEKGDKVLIQTPVYSEFYDINEDNARVVIENRFIEKNGEYSLDLEDLENKLKENPKLFILCNPHNPLGHVWTHNELEAIGNLCVKYKVPVISDEIHADLTLWDNKHIPMASISEEIRQNTITCTSTGKAFNLAGLQSATIIFNNLEVKKKFDRFWKDLEVHRNNPFNLVATIAAYSDGGEEYLKQLKEYLENNILFLSSFFKEYIPEITPNIPQATYLVWLDCRKLCQKFGFNQEKLEKFMLTKAKLGLNEGRVYQKGLEGFMRLNAACPRAVLEKAVNQLKEAILKEKI, via the coding sequence ATGAAATACAATTTTGATGAAATTATTGACAGAAAAAATAATCATTCTGTGAAGTATAAAGAGCTAATGAGAAAATTTGGAGTGGATGACGTCATACCGCTTTGGATTGCCGATATGGATTTTAAGACAGCGCAGCCTATAATTGACGCTCTTGAAAAAAAAGTTCAGCATGGAATTTTTGGCTATGTATACCGTCCAGATGAGTATTTTGAGTCGGTTATAAACTGGCAGAAGAGAAGATTTGGCTGGGAGCCAAAAAAGGAACTGCTTAGCTTTAGCATTGGGATTGTGCCAAGTCTTGGGGCATTAGTGCAGATTTTCTCTGAAAAGGGTGACAAAGTATTGATTCAGACACCTGTTTATTCAGAATTTTACGATATTAACGAAGATAATGCGAGAGTTGTCATTGAAAACAGATTTATTGAAAAAAATGGAGAATACTCGCTTGATTTGGAAGACTTGGAAAATAAACTGAAGGAAAATCCAAAATTATTTATTTTGTGCAATCCCCACAATCCATTAGGGCATGTATGGACTCATAATGAATTGGAAGCAATCGGAAACTTATGCGTAAAATACAAAGTCCCTGTAATATCCGATGAAATTCACGCCGACTTGACGTTGTGGGACAATAAGCACATCCCAATGGCAAGCATTTCAGAAGAAATCAGACAAAATACCATAACTTGCACTTCCACTGGAAAAGCTTTTAATCTTGCAGGACTTCAAAGTGCAACAATTATTTTCAATAATTTAGAAGTGAAGAAAAAATTTGACAGATTTTGGAAAGATCTGGAAGTTCACAGAAACAATCCCTTTAATTTAGTTGCTACAATCGCCGCATATTCTGACGGTGGAGAAGAATACTTAAAACAGTTAAAGGAATATCTGGAAAACAATATTTTATTTTTAAGCAGCTTTTTCAAGGAATATATTCCAGAAATTACGCCAAACATTCCGCAGGCAACATATCTGGTATGGTTAGACTGCCGAAAACTATGCCAAAAATTTGGATTTAATCAGGAGAAGCTGGAAAAATTCATGCTTACAAAAGCAAAACTGGGATTGAATGAAGGACGTGTGTATCAAAAAGGGCTTGAAGGATTCATGAGGTTAAATGCTGCTTGTCCAAGAGCTGTCCTGGAAAAAGCTGTAAATCAGTTAAAAGAGGCTATTTTAAAAGAAAAGATTTAA
- a CDS encoding SPOR domain-containing protein — protein MSFRLNPFKVMRAVGIVAIIVYGTVLVTGYKKSKQTTTESVTKNMKVRNKDFYNSKDYKNNLTLPNQVVENNNETVAQELEQTKSAQAIDLQKDPTANAQQTQQQNDPKAAIEAKKKEEQEKLEAKKMEQKRQKEEKKRAEQKRQEEAKAEARQAEIRKQQQEAAARKEQAAAQARAEAARQHAREEAARKAKEDAARKAREDAKKRQAKGGTKKYIQVASVGTESAAKEIAKKLGGNFYYKKTSVNGRTVYVVMSNMTDNPNTLKAMENQAKKVRSGYMIRSVGK, from the coding sequence ATGAGTTTTCGATTAAATCCGTTTAAAGTGATGAGAGCTGTTGGAATTGTTGCAATTATTGTTTATGGCACAGTGCTGGTAACTGGATACAAAAAGTCAAAGCAGACTACAACAGAAAGCGTTACTAAGAACATGAAAGTACGAAATAAGGATTTTTATAATTCTAAAGATTACAAGAATAATCTGACATTGCCAAATCAGGTTGTGGAAAATAATAATGAAACGGTTGCACAGGAACTGGAACAAACAAAATCCGCACAAGCAATAGATTTACAAAAAGATCCTACGGCAAATGCCCAGCAGACGCAGCAGCAAAACGATCCAAAAGCAGCCATTGAAGCCAAGAAAAAAGAAGAACAGGAAAAACTAGAAGCAAAAAAAATGGAGCAGAAAAGACAGAAGGAAGAAAAAAAGCGGGCTGAACAAAAACGTCAGGAAGAGGCTAAAGCTGAAGCAAGACAGGCTGAAATAAGAAAACAGCAGCAGGAAGCAGCAGCTAGAAAAGAACAGGCGGCAGCACAGGCAAGGGCAGAAGCGGCTAGACAGCACGCAAGAGAAGAGGCGGCTAGAAAGGCTAAAGAGGACGCAGCTAGAAAAGCCAGGGAAGACGCCAAAAAACGTCAAGCTAAAGGCGGAACTAAAAAATACATTCAAGTAGCATCAGTAGGCACAGAAAGCGCAGCAAAGGAAATAGCAAAAAAACTGGGCGGAAATTTCTACTACAAAAAAACATCAGTAAACGGCAGAACAGTCTACGTAGTAATGTCAAATATGACTGATAACCCAAACACCTTAAAAGCAATGGAAAATCAGGCTAAAAAAGTTAGAAGCGGCTATATGATCCGTTCTGTTGGAAAATAG
- a CDS encoding acyltransferase: MAIDIIRIFAFIFIVLLHTLNRQFGINVWMGGYAVISIGVNLFVMISGYLLLDKSENAALFFKKRILNILPLFIVFNVIYIYFFKVPIVPILKGKAFAAPHFWYIYMILGLYFLTPWLQKVLKYAEKETFFVVSLWFLCNILNPYLQYFNLAEIPFSNFPLTGFIGYYILGYFVKKYDKKIKDFSFVWIIIIYFIGFFISFFSTKYVLITTGIRVSDFFDKNSLGTFIMTISFFAFCCKFNFTKRNDITKIIANSTYFAFLIHLIVLHFIIKISDEMVFKSVMTVGISVILGILYNFFKSGKLKQK, encoded by the coding sequence ATGGCTATTGATATTATAAGAATTTTTGCGTTTATTTTTATTGTGCTTTTGCACACATTGAACAGGCAGTTTGGGATAAATGTCTGGATGGGAGGATATGCGGTTATTTCAATCGGAGTTAATCTTTTTGTGATGATTAGCGGATATTTGCTGTTGGATAAATCAGAAAATGCAGCATTATTTTTTAAAAAGAGAATTTTAAACATTTTACCGCTTTTTATTGTTTTTAACGTGATTTATATTTATTTTTTTAAAGTTCCGATTGTGCCGATTTTAAAGGGAAAAGCGTTTGCGGCACCACATTTTTGGTATATTTATATGATTCTGGGGCTGTATTTTCTTACGCCTTGGCTTCAAAAGGTTCTTAAATATGCTGAAAAAGAAACATTTTTTGTAGTTTCCCTCTGGTTTTTGTGTAACATTTTAAATCCTTACTTGCAATATTTCAACCTTGCCGAAATCCCATTTTCAAATTTTCCGTTAACTGGCTTTATTGGTTATTACATTCTGGGCTATTTTGTTAAAAAATATGATAAAAAAATAAAAGACTTTTCATTTGTCTGGATAATAATTATCTATTTTATAGGTTTTTTCATAAGTTTTTTCTCCACAAAATACGTTTTAATCACAACAGGAATTCGTGTATCTGATTTTTTCGATAAAAATTCACTTGGAACTTTCATAATGACAATTTCCTTTTTCGCATTCTGTTGCAAATTTAATTTTACCAAAAGAAACGACATTACCAAAATAATTGCAAATTCCACATATTTTGCATTTCTAATTCATCTTATTGTGCTTCATTTCATAATAAAAATAAGCGATGAGATGGTTTTCAAATCAGTGATGACAGTTGGAATAAGTGTAATTTTAGGGATATTGTATAATTTTTTTAAAAGTGGAAAATTAAAGCAGAAATAA
- a CDS encoding FxLYD domain-containing protein yields MKKRILLIGIMFGTSSCGIIGGVGSVVGGTIKAAGGVTGAVIGTTGKLIGGIIGGKDGEIKAKNTKYKFANAEVEITGGKTIVTGILTHNGVGKRNLTIEIPCFDENGAKIGDAVDSISSLGKNEKWEFQAVLNTNETKTCKLKDTYIYEGSVNTTIENENNNSNMENTNNENTNNNIESEK; encoded by the coding sequence GTGAAAAAAAGGATTTTATTGATTGGAATAATGTTTGGGACTTCATCTTGTGGAATTATTGGTGGAGTTGGAAGTGTAGTCGGAGGGACTATAAAAGCTGCCGGTGGAGTTACCGGAGCGGTTATCGGGACAACAGGGAAACTGATTGGAGGTATTATTGGCGGAAAAGATGGAGAAATAAAAGCCAAAAATACAAAATATAAATTTGCAAATGCAGAAGTGGAAATAACTGGTGGAAAAACCATTGTTACAGGGATTTTGACACATAATGGAGTGGGAAAAAGAAATTTAACGATAGAGATTCCATGCTTTGATGAAAATGGAGCCAAAATTGGAGATGCCGTTGATAGTATAAGTTCACTTGGAAAAAATGAAAAATGGGAATTTCAGGCGGTTCTTAATACAAATGAAACAAAAACTTGTAAACTTAAGGACACTTATATTTACGAAGGAAGCGTAAATACTACTATCGAAAATGAAAATAATAACAGCAATATGGAAAATACTAATAATGAAAATACTAATAATAATATCGAAAGCGAAAAATAA
- a CDS encoding pantothenate kinase → MKKNFKKLCLLMGILTMGAVSYANGSVVAGNNAQSIQQNEEFPGGLAKGIDQKFTTDGKLHAEKFLNKTLSYTDTADTFKIQKDSKGYFLTKYIDESAEQDGSGSIKEEKVRLKLEKKVFLREVAKDGDYAYAYDTKLKKVVIVNPYNNYKIMTVVD, encoded by the coding sequence ATGAAGAAAAATTTTAAAAAATTATGTTTACTAATGGGAATATTAACAATGGGAGCAGTATCTTATGCAAATGGAAGTGTTGTTGCTGGAAATAATGCACAAAGCATTCAACAAAATGAAGAATTTCCAGGTGGATTAGCAAAAGGAATAGATCAAAAATTTACTACAGATGGAAAATTGCATGCAGAAAAGTTTTTGAATAAAACACTTAGTTATACAGACACAGCTGATACTTTTAAAATTCAAAAAGACAGCAAAGGGTATTTTTTGACAAAATACATCGACGAATCTGCAGAACAAGACGGTTCTGGTTCAATAAAAGAAGAAAAAGTAAGATTAAAATTAGAAAAGAAAGTATTTCTTAGAGAAGTAGCCAAAGATGGGGATTACGCTTATGCTTATGACACAAAACTTAAAAAAGTAGTAATAGTAAACCCATATAACAATTATAAAATAATGACTGTAGTTGATTAA